One window of the Lacerta agilis isolate rLacAgi1 chromosome 17, rLacAgi1.pri, whole genome shotgun sequence genome contains the following:
- the LOC117039197 gene encoding protein S100-A16-like: MAGNLTELEEALLTLVRNYDKYAEKSFFLRYFFGKQGKISKENFGKMLNEELSHMLSNTDNKTATQGMFADMDLDEDGKMSFDEYWRLIGGIINQLLHVKQQNQELDG, from the exons ATGGCCGGCAACCTCACTGAGCTGGAGGAGGCCCTCCTGACACTGGTGAGGAACTACGACAAATACGCCGAGAAGTCCTTTTTCCTCAGATACTTTTTCGGGAAACAGGGCAAGATCAGCAAGGAAAATTTCGGGAAGATGCTCAACGAGGAGCTCAGCCACATGTTGTCG AACACCGACAACAAGACCGCCACCCAAGGAATGTTTGCTGACATGGATTTAGATGAGGACGGGAAAATGAGCTTTGACGAATATTGGAGGCTGATTGGTGGCATCATCAACCAACTTTTGCACGTGAAGCAACAGAATCAGGAGCTTGATGGATGA